A single genomic interval of Lewinellaceae bacterium harbors:
- a CDS encoding T9SS type A sorting domain-containing protein yields MRWRTLLVDDEAPVIVCNELEETCILDNNCDAATVRYELLASGTDNCAAADEIQYRYTVLAGETTPIAYGQGHELTAELAVGTYGVWLVGKDRCGNEDSCYTTFTIRDCKNPTPYCYHGIATVVMSPSGEVEIWATDFDAGSYDNCTTADNLILSFTEDGETPSITFTCADIPDGRSQEIEVEIWVIDEAGNKDFCTTTLLLQDNSGNACQDSSPLTESGSGVASSGQKVKGEGIRTPELYQNTPNPFSGETKIGFWLPESMTATLRVMDVTGKELYRVTGSYSAGNHQFTLESGSIPEVKGVLFYQLETEKGVLNRRMVKVD; encoded by the coding sequence TTGCGATGGCGTACCTTACTGGTGGACGATGAAGCACCAGTGATTGTCTGCAATGAGCTGGAAGAGACCTGCATCCTGGATAACAACTGCGATGCAGCGACGGTACGGTACGAGTTGCTGGCTTCAGGCACAGACAACTGTGCAGCAGCAGATGAGATCCAGTACCGATACACGGTATTGGCCGGTGAAACCACGCCAATAGCTTACGGACAAGGCCATGAATTAACAGCAGAACTGGCCGTCGGCACCTATGGTGTCTGGCTGGTAGGCAAGGACCGTTGTGGGAACGAGGACAGTTGCTACACAACCTTTACGATAAGAGATTGCAAGAACCCAACGCCTTATTGTTACCATGGCATCGCCACGGTGGTGATGAGTCCATCGGGCGAAGTGGAGATCTGGGCTACGGACTTTGATGCGGGCAGCTACGATAACTGTACAACAGCCGATAACCTGATCCTGAGCTTCACGGAAGACGGCGAAACACCAAGCATAACATTCACCTGTGCGGACATTCCGGATGGACGTTCCCAGGAGATCGAAGTTGAGATTTGGGTGATCGATGAAGCGGGTAACAAGGACTTCTGCACGACGACGTTGTTGCTGCAGGACAACAGTGGCAATGCCTGTCAGGACAGTAGTCCGTTGACAGAGTCGGGATCCGGAGTAGCATCATCGGGACAAAAGGTAAAGGGAGAAGGGATAAGGACCCCAGAACTCTATCAGAACACGCCGAACCCATTCAGCGGGGAGACGAAGATTGGCTTCTGGTTGCCGGAAAGCATGACAGCCACCCTGCGGGTGATGGATGTGACGGGTAAGGAGCTCTACCGGGTGACCGGCAGTTACTCTGCAGGTAACCATCAGTTTACGTTGGAATCTGGCAGCATCCCGGAAGTGAAGGGCGTGTTGTTCTATCAACTGGAAACGGAGAAAGGGGTCTTAAACAGACGCATGGTAAAAGTGGATTAA